A genome region from Variovorax paradoxus includes the following:
- a CDS encoding gamma carbonic anhydrase family protein, which yields MALYELDGVAPQLGEGAWVADSAQVMGNVRLAENASVWFGAVLRGDTETLSIGRNSNIQDLSVLHADVGCPLTIGENVTVGHQVMLHGCTVGDNSLIGIQAVVLNNAKIGRNSIVGAGSVVTEGKEFPDNSLIIGSPAKVVRTLDDAAAARLRQSAEHYVENAHRFAKGLKKIA from the coding sequence ATGGCGCTCTACGAACTCGACGGTGTGGCCCCGCAGCTGGGTGAAGGTGCCTGGGTGGCCGACAGCGCGCAGGTCATGGGCAACGTCAGGCTGGCGGAGAACGCCAGCGTGTGGTTCGGCGCCGTGCTGCGCGGCGACACCGAGACGCTGAGCATCGGTCGCAACAGCAACATCCAGGACCTCTCGGTGCTGCACGCCGACGTCGGCTGCCCGCTGACCATCGGCGAGAACGTCACCGTGGGCCACCAGGTGATGCTGCACGGCTGCACCGTGGGCGACAACTCGCTGATCGGCATCCAGGCGGTGGTCTTGAATAACGCGAAGATCGGCCGCAATTCGATCGTTGGCGCCGGCAGCGTCGTGACAGAGGGCAAGGAGTTTCCCGACAACTCCCTCATCATCGGCTCGCCGGCCAAGGTGGTGCGCACCCTCGACGACGCAGCGGCCGCCCGCCTTCGCCAGAGTGCGGAGCACTATGTGGAAAACGCCCATCGCTTCGCGAAGGGCCTCAAGAAGATCGCCTGA
- the xerD gene encoding site-specific tyrosine recombinase XerD, protein MTEAATQTPEIDDFIDALWLEDGLSKNTLAAYRRDLALFAQWLRQQRDGTELGAARETDVQAYMGARLSTKGKATSANRRLTVFKRYYRWALRERRIAADPTIRLMPARQMPRTVKTLSEKQVDDLLAAPDVGTPLGLRDRAMLELMYASGLRVSELVALKAIDLSLNDGVLRVLGKGNKERLVPFGGEARRWIERYIDDSRPAILDGQQTPDLFVTARGAGMTRVMFWIIVKKHAATAGIHVPLSPHTLRHAFATHLLNHGVDLRAVQLLLGHADISTTTIYTHVARERLKQLHASHHPRG, encoded by the coding sequence ATGACCGAGGCCGCCACGCAGACCCCCGAAATCGACGACTTCATCGACGCGCTCTGGCTCGAGGACGGGCTGTCCAAGAACACGCTCGCGGCCTACCGCCGCGACCTCGCGCTGTTTGCGCAATGGCTGCGGCAGCAGCGCGACGGCACCGAACTGGGCGCGGCGCGCGAGACCGACGTGCAGGCCTACATGGGCGCGCGCCTGTCGACCAAGGGCAAGGCCACCTCGGCCAACCGCCGGCTCACGGTGTTCAAGCGCTACTACCGCTGGGCGCTGCGCGAGCGGCGCATCGCGGCAGACCCGACCATCCGCCTCATGCCCGCGCGCCAGATGCCGCGCACCGTGAAGACGCTGTCGGAGAAACAGGTCGACGACCTGCTGGCCGCACCCGACGTCGGGACGCCGCTCGGCCTGCGCGACCGCGCGATGCTGGAGCTGATGTATGCGAGCGGCCTGCGCGTGAGCGAACTGGTGGCGCTCAAGGCCATCGACCTGAGCCTCAACGATGGCGTGCTGCGTGTGCTGGGCAAGGGCAACAAGGAGCGGCTGGTGCCCTTCGGCGGGGAGGCGCGGCGCTGGATCGAGCGCTACATCGACGACTCGCGTCCCGCCATCCTCGACGGCCAGCAGACGCCCGACCTGTTCGTGACCGCGCGCGGCGCGGGAATGACGCGCGTGATGTTCTGGATCATCGTGAAGAAGCACGCGGCCACTGCCGGCATCCATGTGCCGCTGTCGCCGCACACGCTGCGCCACGCCTTCGCCACGCACCTGCTGAACCACGGCGTCGACCTGCGTGCGGTGCAACTGCTGCTGGGTCACGCCGACATCTCGACCACCACCATCTACACGCACGTGGCGCGCGAGCGCCTGAAACAGCTGCATGCCAGCCACCATCCTCGCGGATGA
- a CDS encoding ATP-binding protein, with the protein MTPTLPTGCVIALVGAESTGKTELARAIAQRLQDRGTPATLVSEYLREWCERERRTPRPDEQQAIADEQTRRIDAAARSGVVVADTTALMTAVYSEQLFADTSLYDDALAAQRRYAITLLTALDLPWVADDMRDGPHARQPTDTLLRAALTGARLSYAVVHGTGGERLASAWNAINSIASNEGRTRGSRGLSELKPVSWSWPCEKCSDPECEHKLFSDLIARRD; encoded by the coding sequence ATGACGCCCACCCTGCCCACCGGCTGCGTGATCGCGCTCGTGGGCGCCGAGAGCACCGGCAAGACCGAGCTCGCGCGCGCCATCGCGCAACGCCTGCAGGACCGCGGCACACCGGCCACGTTGGTGAGCGAGTACCTGCGCGAATGGTGCGAGCGAGAACGCCGTACGCCGCGTCCCGACGAACAGCAGGCCATCGCCGACGAGCAGACCCGCCGCATCGACGCCGCAGCGCGCTCGGGCGTGGTGGTGGCCGACACCACCGCGCTGATGACCGCGGTCTACAGCGAGCAGCTCTTCGCCGACACCTCGCTCTACGACGACGCGCTGGCCGCGCAACGCCGCTACGCCATCACGTTGCTGACCGCGCTCGACCTGCCCTGGGTGGCCGACGACATGCGCGACGGCCCGCACGCACGCCAGCCGACCGACACGCTGCTGCGCGCCGCACTCACTGGCGCCAGGCTCTCGTACGCCGTGGTGCACGGCACCGGCGGCGAACGCCTGGCCAGCGCCTGGAACGCCATCAATTCCATCGCGAGCAACGAAGGCCGCACGCGCGGCTCGCGCGGCCTGTCCGAATTGAAGCCCGTCTCGTGGTCATGGCCTTGCGAGAAATGCTCCGATCCGGAATGCGAACATAAGCTCTTCAGCGACCTGATCGCGCGCCGCGACTAG
- the pnuC gene encoding nicotinamide riboside transporter PnuC: protein MLWGSPVSWLEFVAALLALAMVGCNMREIHWGWPLAIVSSLLYVAVFAKARIYGDASLQVFFACVALWGWAQWLRGHRADGSALQVSRLSPRGLALTLAACAFAWPAVALFLRRFTDTDVPWWDGFATGLSLVGQFLLGRKFIENWLIWLAVNVVSVSLFIHKGLWLTVGLYAVFAVLSVAGYLAWRQRMPKPADASDAAKAVRA, encoded by the coding sequence CTGCTCTGGGGCTCTCCTGTGAGCTGGCTCGAATTCGTCGCCGCGCTGCTGGCGCTCGCCATGGTCGGCTGCAACATGCGCGAGATCCACTGGGGATGGCCGCTGGCCATCGTCAGCTCGCTGCTCTATGTGGCGGTGTTCGCCAAGGCGCGCATCTATGGCGATGCCTCGCTCCAAGTCTTCTTTGCCTGCGTCGCCCTGTGGGGCTGGGCGCAATGGCTTCGCGGCCATCGCGCCGATGGCAGCGCGCTGCAGGTCAGCCGGCTCTCGCCGCGCGGCCTTGCACTCACGCTGGCAGCCTGCGCCTTCGCATGGCCGGCCGTCGCTCTCTTCCTGCGGCGCTTCACCGACACCGACGTGCCGTGGTGGGACGGTTTCGCCACCGGGCTGAGCCTGGTCGGGCAGTTCCTGCTCGGGCGCAAGTTCATCGAAAACTGGTTGATCTGGCTGGCGGTGAACGTGGTGAGCGTGAGCCTCTTCATCCACAAGGGCCTGTGGCTCACGGTAGGCCTGTACGCGGTGTTCGCGGTGCTGAGCGTCGCGGGCTACCTGGCTTGGCGGCAGCGCATGCCGAAGCCGGCGGATGCGTCCGATGCGGCCAAGGCGGTGCGCGCATGA
- the ftsB gene encoding cell division protein FtsB, translating to MRARLVPPIILLLLLAILQWQLWNGRGSVRDVAQLRTKLADQKDANAKAALTNERLTSEVNDLKDGLEMVEERARAELGMVKPNEVFVQIAH from the coding sequence ATGCGCGCCCGTCTCGTTCCACCGATCATCCTGCTGCTCCTGCTGGCCATCCTGCAGTGGCAGTTGTGGAACGGGCGCGGCAGCGTGCGCGACGTGGCACAGCTGCGGACCAAGCTGGCCGACCAGAAGGATGCCAACGCCAAGGCCGCGCTGACCAACGAGCGCCTGACTTCCGAGGTCAACGACCTCAAGGACGGCCTCGAGATGGTCGAGGAACGCGCCCGCGCGGAGCTCGGCATGGTCAAGCCGAACGAAGTGTTCGTGCAGATCGCTCATTAG
- a CDS encoding ferritin-like domain-containing protein, with product MHPRLSALAALRLTDPDEKVAATRAAAAQGATDSIAIDPIRTPGDDTGVPGRPDRPLRVAATAVQKRSPFTPEGRAALIHSICHIEFNAINLALDAVWRYDGMPEAYYRDWLRVADEEALHFTLLHAHLQDMGWRYGDFPGHDGLWNMCEKTKDDVLARMALVPRTLEARGLDATPLIQGKLKRVNTPDALRAVEILDIILRDEVGHVAIGNHWYRWLCDGAGLDAEATYPTLVARYDAPRHKPPFNFEARGRAGFSAEELRQLAATQAAPADKG from the coding sequence ATGCACCCCCGTTTGAGCGCGCTTGCCGCGCTGCGCCTGACAGATCCAGATGAAAAAGTGGCCGCCACGCGCGCTGCTGCTGCGCAAGGCGCTACCGATTCCATAGCAATCGATCCCATTCGCACGCCAGGCGACGACACCGGCGTTCCGGGCCGCCCCGACAGGCCGCTGCGCGTGGCCGCGACCGCGGTGCAGAAGCGCTCGCCGTTCACGCCGGAAGGCCGCGCCGCGCTGATCCATTCGATCTGCCACATCGAGTTCAACGCGATCAATCTCGCGCTCGACGCGGTATGGCGCTACGACGGCATGCCCGAGGCCTACTACCGCGACTGGCTGCGCGTGGCCGACGAGGAAGCGCTGCATTTCACGCTGCTGCACGCGCACCTGCAGGACATGGGCTGGCGCTACGGCGACTTCCCCGGCCACGACGGCCTGTGGAACATGTGCGAGAAGACCAAGGACGACGTGCTCGCGCGCATGGCGCTGGTGCCGCGCACGCTCGAGGCGCGCGGGCTCGATGCCACGCCGTTGATCCAGGGCAAGCTCAAGCGCGTGAACACACCGGATGCGCTGCGCGCGGTCGAGATCCTGGACATCATCCTGCGCGACGAAGTCGGCCATGTCGCCATCGGCAACCATTGGTACCGATGGCTGTGCGACGGCGCGGGGCTCGATGCCGAGGCGACCTATCCCACCCTGGTGGCGCGCTATGACGCGCCCCGCCACAAGCCGCCGTTCAACTTCGAGGCGCGCGGCCGCGCGGGCTTCAGCGCGGAGGAATTGCGCCAGCTCGCAGCCACGCAGGCTGCCCCTGCGGACAAAGGCTGA
- a CDS encoding TetR/AcrR family transcriptional regulator, which yields MSSTTASLAPGNTREQILAVARSFIETRSYLGFSFQDVADAVGIRKASLYHHFPTKEALGIAVIHAATQGFKDWDAARSREPKDALESYFRMYRNTLRAGSGMCPAGALTPGWDVINDDLRQAVRELRNTQVTWLTGVLGALMPVPGKGTSVAALAAYVFSVCQGALLSARMTGRVDDFDEAVAQLRSSLPG from the coding sequence ATGTCCAGCACGACCGCATCCCTGGCCCCAGGCAACACCCGCGAGCAGATCCTCGCGGTGGCGCGCAGCTTCATCGAGACGCGCTCGTACCTGGGCTTCAGCTTCCAGGACGTGGCCGACGCCGTCGGCATCCGCAAGGCCAGCCTGTACCACCACTTCCCGACCAAGGAGGCGCTGGGCATTGCGGTGATTCACGCGGCCACGCAAGGCTTCAAGGACTGGGATGCCGCCCGTTCGCGCGAGCCGAAGGACGCGCTCGAATCGTATTTCCGCATGTACCGCAACACCTTGAGAGCCGGTTCGGGCATGTGCCCCGCGGGCGCGCTCACGCCGGGCTGGGACGTCATCAACGACGACCTGCGCCAGGCCGTGCGGGAATTGCGCAACACGCAGGTAACGTGGCTCACCGGCGTTCTGGGTGCGCTGATGCCCGTGCCCGGGAAGGGCACGTCGGTTGCGGCGCTCGCCGCCTATGTGTTTTCCGTCTGTCAGGGCGCGCTGCTTTCGGCGCGCATGACGGGCCGTGTGGACGACTTCGACGAAGCCGTCGCGCAACTGAGGAGTTCATTGCCCGGCTGA
- a CDS encoding Hsp33 family molecular chaperone HslO, whose protein sequence is MSELHKFLFDGLPVRGMIVRLTDAWQEILARRASNTATGAYPPPVAELLGEMTAAATLMQANIKFNGALILQIFGDGPVKVAVAEAKPDLSLRATAKVIGDLPADARLPDMVNVNNKGRCAITLDPKDKLPGTTPYQGVVPLFGDNGEKLGKLSDVLQHYMLQSEQLDTTLVLAADDKVAAGLLIQRLPVKGEGNLEGTADKDHDQANEDQIGRNEDYNRISILASSLKRDELLTLDVETILRRLFWEEKLLRFEPQTGAAGPHFACTCGRERVAQMIRGLGVEEAESILAERGDIEVGCDFCGKQYRFDAVDAAQLFTPLGDQIPGSPVVQ, encoded by the coding sequence GTGAGCGAGCTGCACAAATTCCTGTTCGATGGCCTGCCGGTGCGCGGCATGATCGTGCGCCTGACGGATGCGTGGCAGGAGATCCTTGCTCGGCGCGCCTCAAACACCGCCACCGGCGCCTACCCGCCGCCCGTGGCCGAACTGCTCGGCGAGATGACGGCCGCGGCCACGCTGATGCAGGCCAACATCAAGTTCAACGGCGCGCTGATCCTGCAGATCTTCGGCGACGGTCCGGTGAAGGTGGCGGTGGCCGAGGCCAAGCCTGACCTGAGCCTGCGCGCCACGGCCAAGGTCATCGGCGACCTGCCGGCCGACGCACGCCTGCCCGACATGGTCAACGTGAACAACAAGGGCCGCTGCGCCATCACGCTCGACCCCAAGGACAAGCTGCCGGGCACGACGCCGTACCAGGGCGTGGTGCCGCTCTTCGGCGACAACGGCGAGAAGCTCGGCAAGCTCAGCGACGTGCTCCAGCACTACATGCTGCAGAGCGAGCAGCTCGACACCACGCTGGTGCTGGCCGCCGACGACAAGGTGGCCGCAGGGCTGCTGATCCAGCGCCTGCCGGTGAAGGGCGAGGGCAATCTCGAAGGCACGGCGGACAAGGACCACGACCAGGCCAATGAAGACCAGATCGGCCGCAACGAGGACTACAACCGCATCTCGATCCTCGCATCGAGCCTGAAGCGCGATGAGCTGCTGACGCTCGACGTCGAGACCATCCTGCGTCGCCTGTTCTGGGAAGAGAAGCTGCTGCGCTTCGAGCCGCAGACCGGTGCGGCAGGGCCGCACTTCGCCTGCACCTGCGGACGCGAGCGCGTGGCGCAGATGATCCGCGGCCTCGGCGTGGAAGAAGCGGAGAGCATCCTCGCCGAGCGCGGCGACATCGAGGTCGGCTGCGATTTCTGCGGCAAGCAGTACCGCTTCGACGCAGTCGATGCGGCGCAGCTGTTCACGCCGCTGGGCGACCAGATTCCGGGCAGCCCGGTCGTTCAGTAA
- a CDS encoding Bug family tripartite tricarboxylate transporter substrate binding protein: MNINFNITRICAGVALAAAAGLVAAQGFPSAKPIRLIVGYPPGGGIDFAARTVQVPLQEALKQQLVVDYKPGASGMIAATELTRQPADGYTLLLANTGPFAIAPYLQSKPPYDPIRQFTYIGQISQGSYIAVTRPDHPAKNLKEFVAWAKGQPGKVNFASGGNGTSTHLNGELMNQVTGLDMTHVPYKGSAPAVQDLIGGQTQILIDAGSVLLPQVKGGKLKALAVTGPVRDPQLPDVPTVKELGLAGMESVGFQGLVGPANMPKDVVDRLAAELARALALPDVKAKFATAGAEVHSLGPAEFAAFVKADNEKWSRLIRERKLQLD, translated from the coding sequence ATGAACATCAACTTCAACATCACCAGAATCTGCGCGGGCGTCGCGCTGGCTGCGGCCGCAGGCCTCGTGGCTGCCCAGGGTTTCCCCAGTGCCAAGCCCATCCGCCTGATCGTCGGCTATCCGCCCGGCGGCGGCATCGACTTCGCCGCGCGCACAGTGCAGGTGCCGCTGCAGGAAGCGCTCAAGCAGCAGCTGGTGGTCGACTACAAGCCGGGCGCGAGCGGCATGATCGCCGCCACCGAACTCACGCGCCAGCCCGCCGACGGCTACACGCTGCTGCTCGCCAACACCGGGCCGTTCGCCATCGCGCCCTACCTGCAGAGCAAGCCGCCGTACGACCCGATCAGGCAGTTCACCTACATCGGCCAGATCAGCCAGGGCAGCTACATCGCGGTGACGCGGCCCGATCATCCGGCGAAGAACCTCAAGGAGTTTGTGGCCTGGGCCAAGGGCCAGCCCGGCAAGGTCAATTTCGCCTCGGGCGGCAACGGCACTTCGACGCACCTCAACGGCGAGCTGATGAACCAGGTCACCGGCCTCGACATGACGCACGTGCCGTACAAGGGCAGCGCGCCCGCGGTGCAGGACCTGATCGGCGGGCAGACGCAGATCCTCATCGACGCGGGCAGCGTGCTGCTGCCGCAGGTCAAGGGCGGCAAGCTGAAGGCGCTGGCCGTCACCGGACCGGTGCGCGATCCGCAACTGCCCGACGTGCCGACGGTGAAGGAACTGGGCCTGGCGGGCATGGAGTCGGTCGGATTCCAGGGCCTGGTGGGGCCGGCCAACATGCCGAAGGACGTCGTCGACAGGCTGGCGGCCGAACTCGCCAGGGCGCTCGCGCTACCCGACGTGAAGGCGAAGTTCGCCACCGCCGGCGCCGAAGTGCACTCGCTCGGCCCGGCCGAGTTCGCGGCTTTCGTCAAGGCGGACAATGAGAAGTGGTCCAGGCTGATTCGCGAGCGCAAGCTGCAGCTGGACTGA
- a CDS encoding thiolase family protein: MKAVISAYARSPFHFAKKGALAEVRPDTLAAGVVRGLLQRTDLDPALLEDIILGCAYPEASQGNNLARIVGLLAGLPHEVGGMTVNRFCGSSMQAVHIAAAQIEAGMGEAFLCVGVESMSMVPQGGFNFSPNPELKETTDAYISMGETAENVAQRWNVSRADQEALAVESHRKAAEARAQGRLAGEIVPVRLASGDIVDADGCIRPTTSAEALANLKPAFRPDGVVTAGTSSPLTDGAAAVLVTSDAFAAKHGLKALARIRSFATVGVDPAIMGIGPIPATRKALARAGLSAADLDVIEINEAFSSQALACIRDLGLDPAKINLDGGGLSIGHPLGATGARITGKAASLLARENGRYALATQCIGGGQGIATILERV; this comes from the coding sequence ATGAAAGCCGTCATTTCCGCCTACGCCCGTTCTCCCTTCCACTTCGCGAAGAAGGGCGCCCTTGCCGAAGTCCGTCCCGACACGCTCGCCGCCGGCGTGGTGCGCGGGCTGCTGCAGCGTACCGACCTCGACCCCGCGCTGCTCGAGGACATCATCCTGGGCTGTGCCTACCCCGAGGCCTCGCAGGGCAACAACCTCGCGCGCATCGTCGGGCTGCTGGCCGGCCTGCCGCACGAGGTGGGCGGGATGACGGTCAACCGCTTCTGCGGTTCGTCGATGCAGGCCGTGCACATCGCCGCCGCGCAGATCGAGGCAGGGATGGGCGAGGCCTTCCTGTGCGTTGGCGTGGAGTCGATGTCGATGGTGCCGCAGGGCGGCTTCAACTTCTCGCCGAATCCCGAGCTCAAGGAGACCACCGACGCCTACATCTCGATGGGCGAGACGGCCGAGAACGTGGCGCAACGCTGGAACGTGAGCCGCGCCGACCAGGAGGCGCTGGCCGTCGAGTCGCACCGCAAGGCGGCGGAGGCACGCGCGCAAGGCCGGCTGGCCGGCGAGATCGTGCCGGTGCGCCTCGCCTCGGGTGACATCGTCGATGCCGACGGCTGCATCCGCCCGACCACCTCGGCCGAGGCGCTGGCCAACCTGAAGCCCGCCTTCCGCCCCGATGGCGTGGTCACGGCAGGCACCTCGTCGCCGTTGACCGACGGCGCGGCCGCGGTGCTGGTGACCAGCGATGCGTTCGCCGCGAAGCACGGCCTGAAGGCGCTGGCGCGCATCAGGTCGTTCGCGACCGTCGGCGTCGACCCGGCCATCATGGGCATCGGCCCGATTCCCGCGACCCGCAAGGCGCTGGCGCGCGCCGGCCTGAGCGCGGCCGACCTCGACGTGATCGAGATCAACGAGGCCTTCTCGTCGCAGGCGCTGGCCTGCATCCGCGACCTCGGGCTCGATCCCGCGAAGATCAACCTCGACGGCGGCGGCCTCTCGATCGGCCACCCGCTGGGCGCGACCGGCGCGCGCATCACCGGCAAGGCGGCGTCGCTGCTGGCGCGCGAGAACGGCCGCTATGCGCTGGCCACCCAGTGCATCGGCGGCGGGCAGGGCATCGCGACGATCCTCGAGCGCGTCTGA
- a CDS encoding DUF72 domain-containing protein: protein MLFDEAAAPGGWSGLVYLRLHGSPRRYWSAYDDALLARLALRLRLAREEGARCWCILDNTAGGEAAGNALTLRRLLQNRKPIRGDTT, encoded by the coding sequence GTGCTGTTCGACGAGGCCGCCGCGCCCGGCGGGTGGTCCGGGCTCGTCTATCTGCGCCTGCACGGTTCGCCGCGGCGCTATTGGTCGGCCTACGACGACGCATTGCTTGCGCGGCTCGCGCTGCGGCTGCGTCTTGCGAGGGAGGAGGGCGCGCGGTGCTGGTGCATCCTGGACAACACGGCCGGAGGCGAAGCGGCCGGCAACGCGCTGACGCTGCGCCGCCTGCTGCAGAATCGAAAGCCGATCCGAGGAGACACAACATGA
- a CDS encoding Bug family tripartite tricarboxylate transporter substrate binding protein produces MNFLASSKPSRRLATRLLATAALCAASGAHAQAVPKTVRLIVAYPAGGVSDVVARALGDRLAAQLGTTVIVDNRAGASGAIGMDAVAKAAPDGATLGFSAISPLVLSPHLGKLPFDPMKDVTPVASVMYSPVLLIATPASKAKDFKALIEDAKARPGAVRWATSGSASLGHIVLEQLHAAAGVDITHVPYKGGGQQLNDAIGGQFEILSTNASPTLSSHIQSGKLRPLAVGAPARLESLPQVPTLGELGYKAANINSLFGVFAPAATPAALVARYNAEINKALASPELRAKLTATDNVPTGGTSEAFAKEIASEFEANGRIVKAAGIKAD; encoded by the coding sequence ATGAATTTCCTCGCTTCCTCGAAGCCCTCGCGCCGCCTGGCGACCCGGCTCCTGGCCACCGCCGCGCTGTGCGCCGCATCCGGCGCCCATGCGCAGGCCGTTCCCAAGACCGTGCGGCTCATCGTCGCCTACCCTGCAGGCGGCGTCAGCGACGTGGTCGCGCGCGCACTGGGCGACCGGCTCGCCGCGCAACTGGGCACCACGGTGATCGTGGACAACCGCGCGGGCGCCAGCGGGGCCATCGGCATGGACGCCGTCGCCAAGGCCGCACCCGACGGCGCGACGCTGGGCTTCTCGGCCATCAGCCCGCTGGTGCTGAGCCCGCACCTCGGCAAGCTGCCCTTCGACCCGATGAAGGACGTGACGCCGGTGGCCAGCGTGATGTATTCGCCCGTGCTGCTGATCGCCACGCCGGCCAGCAAGGCGAAGGACTTCAAGGCGCTGATCGAAGACGCCAAGGCGCGCCCTGGCGCAGTGCGCTGGGCCACCTCGGGCTCGGCCTCGCTTGGCCACATCGTGCTCGAGCAGCTGCATGCGGCGGCCGGCGTGGACATCACGCACGTACCCTACAAGGGCGGCGGCCAGCAGCTCAACGATGCGATCGGCGGGCAGTTCGAGATCCTGTCGACCAACGCCAGCCCGACGCTGTCGTCGCACATCCAGTCGGGCAAGCTGCGCCCGCTGGCCGTGGGCGCGCCGGCGCGGCTCGAAAGCCTGCCGCAGGTGCCCACGCTGGGCGAGCTGGGCTACAAGGCGGCCAACATCAATTCGCTGTTCGGCGTGTTCGCGCCAGCCGCCACGCCGGCGGCGCTGGTCGCGCGCTACAACGCCGAGATCAACAAGGCGCTCGCAAGCCCAGAACTGCGCGCCAAGCTCACCGCCACCGACAACGTTCCCACCGGCGGCACCTCGGAAGCGTTCGCGAAGGAGATCGCGAGCGAGTTCGAGGCCAATGGCCGGATCGTCAAGGCGGCGGGCATCAAGGCCGATTGA
- a CDS encoding MaoC family dehydratase, protein MAKLYLEDLKVGDRFQSAEHALDAAQIKAFAQQFDPQPFHTDEEAAEGTFFAGLAASGWHTAALTMKLLVESGIPLADGIIGSGGELQWPKPTRPGDVLHVVAEVIDITPSRSKPGRAMVTMRCQTRNQRGEVLQYFSPKLVVHARPA, encoded by the coding sequence ATGGCCAAGCTGTACCTCGAAGACCTGAAGGTCGGCGACCGTTTCCAGAGCGCCGAACACGCGCTCGACGCGGCGCAGATCAAGGCCTTCGCGCAGCAGTTCGATCCTCAGCCCTTCCACACCGACGAGGAAGCGGCCGAAGGCACCTTCTTCGCGGGCCTCGCGGCGAGCGGCTGGCACACGGCCGCGCTCACCATGAAGCTGCTGGTGGAAAGCGGCATTCCGCTGGCCGACGGCATCATCGGTTCGGGCGGGGAACTGCAATGGCCCAAGCCGACGCGGCCCGGCGACGTGCTGCACGTGGTGGCCGAGGTGATCGACATCACGCCGTCGCGCTCCAAGCCCGGCCGGGCGATGGTGACGATGCGCTGCCAGACGCGCAACCAGCGCGGCGAGGTGCTCCAGTACTTCTCGCCGAAGCTGGTGGTGCACGCACGGCCCGCTTAG